A region from the Fibrobacter sp. genome encodes:
- a CDS encoding efflux RND transporter permease subunit — translation MIKASIYKPITMLMVILTVVVFGIYTYRMMVVDLLPKFEVPVVTGVIVYSGATPEEIETTVIKPVEEAVELVDGIDYVQSICMENYGIIVALFNMGVDVDVAANDVRAKIEQTASTFPDAVEAPIISKLDINAQAIMSFSLTGPVSSTELRKKAEDDIEPLLTSVSGVASVDIFGGTTREISIELDKEMLMARGVDISTIMGTFKASNINYPVGQVRGTRKNTVVRTAGKFENLDQMRNMDIPTATGVIKLGEIAQVKDTVKTITSASRYNGINSVSLDIKKRSDANVVDVAKGTIARVKQINETLPEGFEIHLIYDKSEAIQESVENVIQNILLAIGLTSILLLLFLGKLSTTLIASVTMPISVIGAFTFMYFADFGINMMSLMALSSAVGLLVTNSIVVLENINSKLQDGLEPKEAAYKGTTEIMVAIMASTLTNVCVFVPIAFMKSIVGIFFRTFGMTMVFATVVSLLVTFTLTPLMAAYLFKGKKRDENGNIIETKPGIVERLTSFFPMILNGIRFIYLKTLSFCLSVPGFIVQTLAMIALIGGVIILGINFLSFEIMPKQDQGQILISIEMPVGTNIETTDSVTKIIENRIKNVPELERYNATVGGEDGFTGTNKAKVRMKLITRDEGRTRSSEDVVDSLRPYLADIPDAYISIKMASVTEMSNNSSGDVVLEVNHLNIDTAAKAADIVLDKIRDIPGVVEVKRSYEAGKPEIKMVPNRQALADYGVALQSVAVMNYIAVNGLETGTYTEGGEEYKIYFRMQEKDRQEHADIENLPMLTPKGIVPANVLFDIYDGAAPTQLDRKRKRNHVDVSMNLLPGHTTGEIMGKITEITNSVKDDVPEGITFTFGGNADMQNDMVEEFIAAILMAILLTYILLVALLESFMQPFIIMFTIPMGAIGVVLALVLTGQSLSMISLMAIVMLIGVVVNNAILLLDEANRLLRSGAMGRRSAILTAAKEKFQAIVLATFASIVAQMPLALAIGGDVAKMNQPMGIACVGGLAVSAFLTMYLIPTAFWLPNALFHKVRSGVKKVGKKMQRHHSA, via the coding sequence ATGATTAAGGCAAGTATCTACAAACCGATTACCATGCTCATGGTCATCTTGACCGTGGTGGTTTTCGGTATCTACACCTACCGCATGATGGTGGTGGACCTGTTGCCGAAATTCGAAGTTCCGGTCGTCACCGGTGTTATCGTCTATTCGGGCGCCACCCCTGAAGAAATTGAGACCACGGTCATCAAGCCCGTCGAAGAAGCCGTCGAACTCGTGGACGGTATCGACTACGTGCAGTCCATCTGTATGGAAAACTACGGCATCATCGTCGCCCTGTTCAACATGGGCGTCGACGTGGACGTGGCGGCAAACGACGTGCGTGCAAAAATCGAGCAGACGGCCTCCACCTTCCCCGATGCCGTCGAAGCCCCGATTATTTCCAAGCTTGACATCAACGCCCAGGCCATCATGAGTTTCTCGCTCACCGGCCCGGTCAGTTCCACCGAACTGCGTAAGAAGGCCGAAGACGATATCGAACCGCTGCTCACCTCCGTTTCGGGCGTGGCCAGCGTGGATATCTTCGGCGGTACGACACGCGAGATTTCCATCGAACTCGACAAGGAAATGCTCATGGCCCGCGGGGTCGACATTTCGACCATCATGGGCACGTTCAAGGCTTCGAACATCAACTACCCTGTAGGCCAGGTACGCGGCACCCGCAAGAACACCGTGGTACGTACAGCGGGCAAGTTCGAAAACCTCGACCAGATGCGCAATATGGACATTCCGACAGCAACCGGCGTCATCAAGCTCGGAGAAATTGCGCAGGTCAAGGATACCGTCAAGACGATTACTTCCGCATCGCGTTACAACGGCATCAACTCCGTCTCCCTCGACATCAAGAAGCGTTCCGACGCGAACGTGGTCGACGTGGCCAAGGGAACCATCGCCCGCGTCAAGCAGATCAACGAGACCCTCCCCGAAGGTTTTGAAATCCACCTGATTTACGACAAGTCCGAAGCCATCCAGGAATCTGTCGAAAACGTCATCCAGAACATCCTCCTCGCGATTGGCCTTACTTCCATACTTTTGCTCCTCTTCTTGGGCAAGCTTTCTACCACGCTTATCGCATCCGTCACGATGCCCATTTCGGTCATCGGCGCATTCACGTTCATGTACTTCGCCGATTTCGGCATCAACATGATGTCGCTCATGGCGCTGTCTTCGGCGGTGGGCCTGCTGGTCACGAACTCCATCGTGGTGCTAGAGAACATCAACTCGAAATTGCAGGACGGGCTCGAGCCCAAGGAAGCCGCCTATAAGGGCACGACCGAAATCATGGTCGCCATCATGGCGTCTACCCTCACCAACGTGTGCGTGTTCGTGCCTATCGCGTTCATGAAGTCCATCGTCGGTATCTTCTTTAGAACCTTCGGTATGACCATGGTGTTCGCGACCGTCGTGTCGTTGCTCGTCACCTTTACCCTTACCCCGCTCATGGCGGCCTACCTGTTCAAAGGCAAGAAGAGAGACGAAAACGGCAACATCATCGAAACGAAGCCCGGCATCGTGGAACGCCTTACCAGCTTCTTCCCGATGATCCTGAACGGCATCCGCTTCATTTACCTGAAGACCCTCAGCTTCTGCCTTTCCGTGCCTGGCTTCATCGTCCAGACCCTCGCCATGATTGCCTTGATTGGCGGTGTCATCATCCTCGGCATAAACTTCCTGAGTTTCGAAATCATGCCGAAGCAGGACCAGGGCCAGATCCTCATCTCTATCGAAATGCCCGTGGGCACGAACATAGAGACTACCGACAGCGTCACGAAGATTATCGAAAACCGCATCAAGAATGTCCCCGAACTGGAACGCTACAACGCGACAGTCGGTGGCGAAGACGGATTTACCGGCACGAACAAGGCCAAAGTCCGTATGAAGCTCATAACGCGCGATGAAGGCCGTACCCGCAGTTCCGAAGATGTGGTCGACTCGCTGCGTCCGTACCTCGCCGACATTCCCGACGCCTACATCTCTATCAAGATGGCGTCCGTGACCGAAATGAGCAACAACAGTTCGGGTGACGTGGTGCTCGAAGTGAACCACCTCAACATCGATACCGCAGCCAAGGCGGCCGACATCGTACTCGACAAGATACGCGATATTCCGGGCGTTGTCGAAGTGAAGCGCAGCTACGAAGCCGGAAAGCCGGAAATCAAGATGGTTCCCAACCGCCAGGCGCTCGCCGACTACGGTGTCGCGCTGCAGTCCGTCGCCGTGATGAACTACATCGCCGTGAACGGCCTCGAAACGGGAACCTACACCGAAGGTGGTGAAGAATACAAGATTTACTTCCGCATGCAGGAAAAGGACCGTCAGGAACACGCCGATATCGAAAACCTGCCGATGCTTACGCCCAAGGGTATTGTCCCGGCCAACGTCCTCTTCGATATCTATGACGGTGCTGCCCCCACGCAGCTCGACCGCAAGCGCAAGCGCAACCACGTTGACGTTTCTATGAACCTGCTCCCGGGCCACACGACCGGTGAAATCATGGGCAAGATTACGGAAATCACCAATTCCGTGAAGGACGATGTTCCTGAAGGAATCACGTTCACCTTCGGTGGTAACGCCGACATGCAGAACGACATGGTGGAGGAATTTATCGCGGCCATCCTCATGGCCATCCTCCTCACCTACATCTTGCTCGTGGCCCTGCTCGAAAGCTTCATGCAGCCGTTCATCATCATGTTCACCATCCCGATGGGCGCCATCGGCGTGGTGCTCGCCCTGGTGCTTACAGGCCAGTCGCTCTCCATGATTTCCCTCATGGCCATCGTGATGCTTATCGGTGTGGTGGTGAACAACGCAATCTTGCTACTCGACGAAGCGAACCGACTGCTCCGAAGCGGAGCCATGGGAAGGCGCAGCGCCATCCTGACTGCAGCGAAGGAAAAGTTCCAGGCCATCGTGCTCGCGACATTCGCCTCCATCGTGGCCCAGATGCCGCTTGCGCTTGCCATCGGTGGCGACGTGGCCAAGATGAACCAGCCCATGGGTATCGCGTGTGTGGGCGGCCTCGCCGTCTCCGCGTTCCTCACGATGTACCTCATCCCGACCGCATTCTGGCTCCCGAACGCCTTGTTCCACAAGGTCAGGAGTGGCGTGAAGAAGGTCGGCAAAAAGATGCAACGTCACCACAGCGCTTAA